The nucleotide sequence TCTTGAGTCGAAAAGTGGGTCTAGCCTATGGCATAGAGGCTGGTATAGGCTACGAGCGGCAGCGCATAGCTTCTGCATTTATAGAAGCTTACGTCATTGAGGGATCAGTAACTACTTCCCGCGAAGCCATTACGCAGAACTGGCAGTTCCAGGCCCGGCCTTTTGTGGGCCTTTACTACCAGCCTACTTCTCGCCTGCGCTTATTTGTCGAAAGCGCCTTCGCTATAAGCTACATCCGCAGCCGCTGGGAGCGACAATCAAGATCAAAGTTCACTAAACCCAATGAGGCTGACCGCTTTCTACAAGAGCGGGCTCATACCAACCGGTTTGCGGCCACTTTGCGACCTGTGCAGTTCATTGGGGCTACTTATGCTTTTTAGTCTTTTTGCTCACCATAACCTGAAAAAGTATGAAACCGCACTTTTATTTTCTGGCCCTGCTGCTGTTGCTGCTCACGCAGACGCTACCTGCTTGGGCGCAACCCACCCCGGCCGACGCCACGCTCACGCTGCGCCAGCCGGCCGACACCCAGCTCACCCTCTACAACGCCCAGGACCGGGCTATGTACCGGGGCAAGGCCAGTGCGCAGCCCGCCCAGGTGGATACCCGCGCCTGGCCCGCCGGCCTCTACTACCTGCACACCGGCACCGGCCGCACCAGCCAGCGCCACCAGTTGCAGATTCA is from Hymenobacter yonginensis and encodes:
- a CDS encoding T9SS type A sorting domain-containing protein; translated protein: MKPHFYFLALLLLLLTQTLPAWAQPTPADATLTLRQPADTQLTLYNAQDRAMYRGKASAQPAQVDTRAWPAGLYYLHTGTGRTSQRHQLQIQH